The Chitinophaga niabensis genome segment ATACCAGGCGGAAATGGCGGGATATATTCCTGCTTAGGGCCGGCTGCCAGGTTACTTAAAATACATACTTCTTGCCGGCCAGCAGGGCCTGATCTCTGCTTTCAGCCAACCAGCGGCAACAGCGGAATCCTGTTGGATCAGGTCTACAACTTCCAGGCTATCCTTACATTCCACAATGATAACATCCTGCAGTTCCTCATTTTCTGTAAATGGACTTGCAACGATCAATTTTCCTTCTTTCACAAGGTTCCGGACGGCGCTGATATGAGCA includes the following:
- a CDS encoding YciI family protein codes for the protein MAKLLPVLLLAVFLTFVIARFTSKPLKTAAAEEPIQKTESKKYWMVMLRSDINRQQDPGTTSQLRDAHISAVRNLVKEGKLIVASPFTENEELQDVIIVECKDSLEVVDLIQQDSAVAAGWLKAEIRPCWPARSMYFK